The window ATAGCGACCGCGCGTCCAGGTGTAATGGCCGCCGCGCCAGAGGTAAGCCCCACCGGGTCGCGCCGGGCGCGCAACGACCACTGCGGGTCGCACCGGAGGTGGCTTCACCGCGACCACCCAGACCGTCGCCGGGCGTGCGGCCCGCGAAGGGTAGCCGACGGGCGCCGGGCGAACGACGACGCCGCGCGGCGTCGGGCGGATGGCGCACCCGGCGGCGACGGAAAGAAAGGCAATCGCGAGAATCAGGGATCGTGTCTTCATGTCCACTCCGGGCGGCGTCCTCAACCTCTCCAGGAAATCCGGTGCGCGGGCGCGGGCCGTCGTAGGTGAAACCCCAATGGATTGGATTCCCGTCGCTCCCTCTCGGAAAAAGTCGCCGGGCGCAGCCCCGACCGCGTCTGGCCTTCCCACGGTCGTGGCGGGAGCCGACGGCGGCCCGCCTTGACTCCCCAAGCCCGGTTCGCTCCCCTTTGCTCATGTCCGGTTGGTCCCAACTCACAGAGATTCGTCCCGGAATGACTCTCGTCCTGGGTGGCGATCAGGTCGTCGAGATCCCACGAGAGATCGCGGATAAGTTCGCAGCGGGCGACGCGATCCTACCGATCGTTTCGACCGGCGAGATCCTGCACGTTCCGGCGGCGGAGCGCCGCATCGCAAAAGAAACCGTGGATCGTGCATCGGCGGCGTTCTCGAAAATGGGCGCCGTCACGGACGAACAGATCTCGAAGTTCTTCGAGGAGTTCGCCGCGCGACTCGACGACGACGCGATCTGGTCCGAGATCCAGAAGGTGAACGGCGGGGACGTCGCCGCCGCCCGCAACCGCGGTCGATCGACGACTCGTCTCGTCGCCGACGAGAAACTGCGCCGTGGAATGATCGAGGGCCTGCGCGGCTGGATCGGCGCCACATCCCGGCGCGGTACGGTCGTCGAGACGATCGAACACGACGGCTGGCGGGTCGATCTGGTCGGCGCCGAACTCGGCATCGTCGCGTTCGTCTTCGAGGGACGCCCGAATGTGCTCGCCGACGCGACCGGCGTTCTACGCGGCGGCAACGCCGTGGTCTTCCGGATTGGCCGGGATGCGCTCGGCACCGCACGAGCGATCATGAAGCTCGCACTCGATCCCGCGCTCGACGCCGCCGGGCTTCCCGAGGGCGCCGTCTGTCTCATCGACAGCCCCGCGCACGCGGCGGGCTGGGCCCTCTTCTCCGACGCTCGCATCTCCCTCGCCGTCGCACGCGGCTCCGGTTCGGCCGTCGCCACGCTCGGCGGGCTCGCCCGTCAGGCCGGCATTGCGGCGAGCCTCCACGGAACCGGCGGCGCGTGGATCGTCGCCAGCCCGAACGGCGACGAAGCAGCGTTCCAGGCCGCCGTGCTCAACTCGATGGACCGGAAGGTCTGCAACACCCTGAACGTGTGCTGCATCCCGCGCGAGCGAGCGGCGGACCTCGTTCCTCTACTCCTTCAAAGTCTGGCCGCGGCCGGAGAGAATCGCGGACAAGCCTACAAGCTCCACGTGGCGGACGGCGACCAGTCGTACGTTCCCGCCCACCTCTTCAAGACGCAGATCGCGGTGCGCCGCGCCGAAGGCGACG of the Candidatus Binatia bacterium genome contains:
- a CDS encoding aldehyde dehydrogenase family protein, translated to MTLVLGGDQVVEIPREIADKFAAGDAILPIVSTGEILHVPAAERRIAKETVDRASAAFSKMGAVTDEQISKFFEEFAARLDDDAIWSEIQKVNGGDVAAARNRGRSTTRLVADEKLRRGMIEGLRGWIGATSRRGTVVETIEHDGWRVDLVGAELGIVAFVFEGRPNVLADATGVLRGGNAVVFRIGRDALGTARAIMKLALDPALDAAGLPEGAVCLIDSPAHAAGWALFSDARISLAVARGSGSAVATLGGLARQAGIAASLHGTGGAWIVASPNGDEAAFQAAVLNSMDRKVCNTLNVCCIPRERAADLVPLLLQSLAAAGENRGQAYKLHVADGDQSYVPAHLFKTQIAVRRAEGDVNEPQAELLPEADLGVEWEWEETPEVSLKIVDGIDHAVALFNRYSPQFIASLVSRDTKEHEAFYGAVNAPFVGNGFTRWVDGQYALERPELGLSSWQNGRLFGRGGVLSGDSVYTVRGRVTQSDPDVGR